In Blastopirellula sediminis, the following proteins share a genomic window:
- a CDS encoding flagellar type III secretion system pore protein FliP — translation MLKQNKLRSIFLALVALLISTSTTSAQFSTAQLSTLADPSADVTAESSLDAPVSEEASDLADFVKGGPEQWTSPSGLVSTIQIMVLLTVLSLAPAILLMTTGFIRIIVVLGLLRQALGTQQLPPSQVVTAIALFMTILLMYPTWQQVYEDSVGPYTRQEINPETGEQYKLFAVVDPATGELGPDEAWERGTKPIRHFMSKQIDIAGNSDDVWMFYEFLPQSTKDEIGEPESYDDVPLQALIPAFILSELKTAFLIGFQIYLPFLILDIVVASVTISMGMMMLPPVMISLPFKLLLFVLVDGWTLVVGMLLQSFAPTI, via the coding sequence ATGCTCAAACAGAACAAGCTTCGCTCGATCTTCCTCGCGCTGGTCGCCCTGTTGATTTCAACGTCGACCACGTCGGCGCAGTTCTCGACCGCCCAATTGTCGACTCTGGCTGATCCATCGGCGGATGTTACGGCGGAGTCGTCGCTCGACGCCCCGGTCTCCGAAGAAGCGTCCGACCTGGCCGACTTCGTCAAAGGGGGACCGGAGCAATGGACTAGCCCCAGCGGCCTGGTCAGCACGATCCAGATCATGGTGCTGCTGACGGTCCTCAGTCTGGCGCCGGCGATCTTGCTGATGACGACCGGGTTCATTCGGATCATCGTTGTGCTTGGCCTGTTGCGTCAGGCGCTTGGCACGCAGCAATTGCCTCCCAGCCAGGTCGTCACCGCGATCGCCCTCTTTATGACGATCCTGCTAATGTACCCGACTTGGCAACAAGTTTATGAGGACAGCGTCGGCCCTTACACGCGACAAGAGATCAACCCGGAAACCGGCGAGCAGTACAAGTTGTTCGCCGTCGTCGATCCGGCGACCGGAGAACTGGGACCGGACGAGGCGTGGGAACGAGGGACCAAGCCGATCCGCCACTTCATGAGCAAGCAGATCGACATCGCCGGCAACAGCGACGACGTCTGGATGTTCTACGAGTTCCTGCCGCAATCGACCAAAGACGAAATCGGCGAGCCGGAGTCGTATGACGACGTGCCGCTGCAAGCGTTGATTCCCGCGTTCATTCTCAGCGAATTGAAGACCGCCTTTTTGATCGGTTTTCAGATCTACCTGCCGTTTCTGATTCTCGACATCGTGGTCGCCAGCGTGACGATCTCGATGGGGATGATGATGTTGCCGCCGGTGATGATCTCGCTGCCGTTCAAGTTGTTGCTGTTCGTGCTGGTCGACGGCTGGACGTTGGTCGTCGGCATGCTGCTGCAAAGTTTCGCCCCCACAATATGA
- the fliN gene encoding flagellar motor switch protein FliN, which translates to MSDDQIGQDEIEELLRQAQSGKLEASSEKKPEAAEIESLGQNEIEALLAGTAGGGSSAPKSVAQPAYAGATAAPAAPRGGGDGGMDPNDIEFLLNQAQEALASLESPTEMAPDAALFTLRDFGGAPASTTKTTIDLVRDVELDVKIELGRTNMYLEDVLKMSKGSVVSLDKLAGDPVDIYVNGRMIARGEVLVLNDNFCVRIAELIVGDGVE; encoded by the coding sequence ATGAGCGACGATCAAATTGGACAGGACGAAATCGAAGAGCTGCTGCGGCAAGCGCAAAGCGGCAAACTCGAAGCGTCCAGCGAAAAGAAACCGGAAGCGGCTGAAATCGAGTCGCTCGGACAAAACGAGATCGAGGCGTTGCTCGCCGGCACGGCGGGAGGCGGATCTTCCGCTCCCAAATCGGTCGCCCAGCCTGCTTATGCGGGGGCGACCGCTGCACCGGCGGCTCCGCGTGGCGGCGGTGACGGCGGCATGGATCCCAATGACATCGAATTCCTGCTGAATCAAGCGCAAGAGGCTCTCGCCTCGCTTGAGTCGCCGACCGAGATGGCGCCAGACGCCGCACTCTTTACACTCCGTGATTTCGGCGGCGCGCCGGCTAGCACCACCAAAACGACTATCGACCTGGTCCGCGACGTCGAGCTGGACGTCAAGATTGAGCTGGGCCGGACCAACATGTACCTGGAAGACGTCCTGAAGATGAGCAAAGGCTCGGTCGTCTCTCTCGACAAGCTGGCCGGCGACCCGGTCGACATCTACGTCAACGGCCGCATGATCGCTCGCGGCGAAGTGCTGGTTCTGAACGACAACTTCTGCGTCCGCATCGCGGAACTGATCGTCGGAGACGGCGTCGAGTAG
- a CDS encoding flagellar biosynthetic protein FliQ: MDVTTTVDLTREAMLVALWISAPALIVGMLVGLAIGLLQALTQIQDQTVSFVPKLLAMAAAMLLALPWVLERLMIYTETLVTHIPDRIMGG; this comes from the coding sequence ATGGACGTAACGACGACCGTCGACCTGACGCGCGAAGCGATGCTGGTCGCGCTGTGGATCTCGGCGCCGGCCTTGATCGTCGGCATGCTGGTCGGTTTGGCGATTGGTCTGCTGCAGGCGCTGACGCAAATTCAGGATCAAACCGTCTCCTTCGTGCCGAAATTGCTCGCCATGGCGGCGGCGATGCTGCTTGCTCTGCCGTGGGTGTTGGAACGGCTGATGATCTATACCGAAACCTTGGTGACGCACATTCCTGATCGGATCATGGGCGGTTAA
- a CDS encoding flagellar basal body-associated FliL family protein, with translation MAGSTPNNSAGPSLVTKLKILGAVLALVGLECLLAYFVIPSPEDVIEAAEMRARQHSATEPDLEELTTVSDKATVEIALKPFGITAYQPLANTTLRIDFQLYMMVNAENQSEFEALLAQNEHRLREQVIVTLRSSEVSDLTDPSLGLLKRKILEKTNRILGKPLVKSVIFSDYSFIEQ, from the coding sequence ATGGCTGGTTCAACGCCCAATAACTCCGCAGGGCCCTCGCTGGTTACCAAGCTCAAGATTCTGGGCGCGGTGCTAGCTCTGGTCGGTTTGGAATGTCTGCTCGCTTATTTCGTCATTCCGTCGCCGGAAGACGTGATTGAAGCGGCGGAAATGCGTGCGCGCCAGCACTCGGCGACTGAGCCCGACTTGGAAGAGCTGACGACAGTTTCGGACAAGGCGACGGTCGAAATCGCTCTGAAGCCCTTTGGCATTACGGCGTATCAACCGCTGGCCAATACGACGCTTCGCATCGACTTTCAACTGTACATGATGGTGAACGCGGAGAATCAGAGCGAGTTTGAAGCCTTGCTCGCCCAGAACGAACATCGCTTGCGAGAGCAAGTGATCGTGACGCTGCGAAGCTCGGAAGTGAGCGACCTGACCGATCCGAGTTTGGGCTTGCTTAAACGCAAGATTTTAGAGAAAACCAACCGCATTCTGGGGAAACCCCTCGTAAAGTCAGTCATTTTCAGCGACTACTCGTTCATCGAGCAGTAG
- a CDS encoding flagellar biosynthetic protein FliO, with product MHAITLCLVLATAAADGSSGQMVNGHAAVTALPPMGLPQVEPAPRAHAPQETAPKPATADATDAPLALPKRSEKPSTPVGSILPSAESKQRTATIVASLMLVVGLFLIFAWAGKKKMPSANTRLPKEVVQVLGRTQLQGRQQLQLVRVGSRLLLLSVTPHGAETLTEISDPLEVESLLVHLRQNGSGNMSATFQDVLQQMGEKPTRGFLEA from the coding sequence ATGCACGCGATTACCCTATGTCTGGTTTTGGCGACTGCCGCGGCGGATGGATCGTCGGGACAGATGGTCAACGGACACGCAGCCGTTACCGCGCTGCCGCCGATGGGACTGCCGCAAGTCGAACCGGCGCCCCGTGCGCACGCTCCGCAAGAAACTGCGCCGAAGCCCGCAACGGCCGATGCGACCGATGCGCCGCTGGCCCTGCCGAAGCGAAGCGAGAAACCCTCGACGCCGGTCGGTTCGATCTTGCCGAGCGCCGAATCAAAACAACGTACCGCCACGATCGTCGCCAGCTTGATGTTGGTGGTCGGTCTCTTTCTGATCTTCGCTTGGGCCGGCAAAAAGAAAATGCCGTCGGCCAACACTCGCTTACCGAAAGAAGTGGTGCAAGTCCTTGGGCGGACGCAGCTACAAGGTCGCCAACAGTTGCAATTGGTCCGCGTCGGTAGCCGGCTATTGCTGTTGTCGGTAACGCCGCATGGCGCCGAGACGCTGACCGAAATCTCTGACCCGCTCGAAGTCGAATCGCTCCTCGTTCACCTGCGACAGAACGGAAGCGGCAACATGTCCGCCACCTTCCAGGATGTGCTGCAGCAAATGGGCGAAAAGCCGACTCGCGGATTCCTGGAGGCGTAG